The proteins below come from a single Fusobacterium nucleatum genomic window:
- the secD gene encoding protein translocase subunit SecD, which yields MNKNLFLRLLIVIAIFVVALYYSLSKPIKLGLDLKGGAYVVLEAVEDQNTNIKIDNDAMNRLIEVLNRRVNGIGVAESTIQKAGDNRVIIELPGLQNTEDAIKLIGKTALMEFKLMNDDGTLGETLLTGSALKKAEVSYDNLGRPQISFEMTTEGAQVFAKITRENIGRQLAITLDGVVQTAPKINTEIPSGSGVITGNYTVEEAKGTAALLNAGALPIKAEIAETRTVGATLGDESIAQSKNAGMVAIVLIWVFMIIFYRLPGIIADLAIIIFGFITFACLNFIDATLTLPGIAGFILSLGMAVDANVIIFERIKEELRFGNSIRNSIDSGFNKGFIAIFDSNLTTLIITTILFVFGTGPIKGFAVTLALGTLASMFTAITATKVLLLTFVNMFGFRSPKLFGVTVEEAK from the coding sequence ATGAATAAGAACTTATTTCTTAGATTGTTAATAGTTATAGCAATTTTTGTAGTAGCTCTATATTATAGCTTATCAAAACCAATAAAACTGGGATTAGATTTAAAAGGTGGGGCTTATGTTGTACTTGAAGCTGTGGAAGATCAAAATACAAATATAAAAATTGACAATGATGCTATGAACAGATTAATTGAAGTATTAAATAGAAGAGTAAATGGAATTGGAGTTGCAGAATCTACAATTCAAAAGGCAGGAGACAATAGAGTTATTATAGAATTACCAGGTTTACAAAATACAGAAGATGCAATAAAGTTAATAGGTAAGACAGCATTGATGGAATTTAAATTAATGAATGATGATGGGACACTTGGAGAAACTCTTCTTACAGGGTCAGCATTAAAAAAAGCAGAAGTATCTTATGATAATTTAGGTAGACCTCAAATATCATTTGAAATGACAACAGAGGGAGCACAAGTTTTTGCAAAAATAACAAGAGAAAATATTGGTAGACAACTTGCAATCACTCTTGATGGAGTAGTGCAAACAGCACCTAAAATCAACACTGAAATTCCTAGTGGAAGTGGAGTTATAACAGGAAATTATACAGTTGAAGAAGCAAAAGGAACAGCAGCTTTGCTAAATGCAGGGGCATTACCAATAAAAGCTGAAATAGCTGAAACAAGGACTGTTGGAGCAACTCTTGGAGATGAATCAATAGCACAAAGTAAAAATGCAGGTATGGTTGCAATAGTTTTAATTTGGGTATTTATGATAATTTTTTATAGATTACCAGGAATTATAGCAGATTTAGCAATTATTATTTTTGGATTTATAACTTTTGCTTGTTTAAACTTTATAGATGCAACACTTACTTTACCAGGTATTGCAGGATTTATTCTTTCACTTGGAATGGCAGTTGATGCTAATGTTATTATTTTTGAAAGAATAAAAGAAGAATTAAGATTTGGAAATAGCATAAGAAATTCAATAGATTCAGGTTTTAATAAAGGTTTTATAGCAATATTTGACTCAAACTTAACAACTTTAATTATAACAACTATTTTATTTGTATTTGGTACTGGACCAATAAAAGGTTTTGCAGTAACATTAGCATTAGGAACATTAGCCTCAATGTTTACAGCAATAACAGCAACAAAAGTATTACTTCTAACTTTTGTAAATATGTTTGGTTTTAGAAGTCCAAAACTTTTTGGTGTTACAGTAGAGGAGGCTAAATAA
- the secF gene encoding protein translocase subunit SecF, with the protein MKTNLHVIKNIKIYLSISIILVTLSIVIFFTKGLNYGIDFSGGNLFQLKYTSTSVTLNQINENLDKLAKELPQVNSNSRKVQISDDGTVIVRVPEISENDKRKVLNNLKELGSYTLDKEDKVGASIGDDLKKSAIYSLGIGAILIVVYITMRFEFSFAIGGILSLLHDIIIAVGFIALMGYEVDTPFIAAILTILGYSINDTIVIYDRIRENLKRKHKGWTLEECMDNSINQTAIRSLNTSVTTLFSVIAILVFGGASLKTFIMTLLIGILAGTYSSIFVATPIVYLLNKKKGNNMEDMFKDDEENDGKRVEKILV; encoded by the coding sequence ATGAAAACAAATTTACATGTTATAAAAAATATAAAAATTTATCTTTCAATTTCTATAATTCTTGTTACCTTATCAATAGTAATATTTTTTACAAAAGGACTTAATTATGGAATAGACTTTTCAGGAGGAAATTTATTTCAATTAAAATACACTAGTACATCAGTTACATTAAATCAAATTAATGAAAATTTAGATAAATTAGCAAAAGAATTACCACAAGTTAATTCTAATAGTAGAAAAGTTCAAATTTCAGACGATGGAACAGTTATAGTTAGAGTTCCTGAAATAAGTGAAAATGATAAAAGAAAAGTATTAAATAATCTAAAAGAATTAGGTTCATATACTTTGGATAAAGAAGATAAGGTTGGAGCAAGTATTGGAGATGATTTAAAAAAATCAGCTATCTATTCATTAGGTATAGGTGCAATCTTGATAGTAGTATATATTACAATGAGATTTGAATTTAGTTTTGCTATTGGAGGAATCTTGTCATTATTACATGATATAATTATAGCAGTTGGTTTCATAGCTCTTATGGGTTATGAAGTGGATACTCCATTTATAGCAGCAATACTTACTATACTAGGATATTCAATCAATGATACAATAGTAATATATGATAGAATAAGAGAAAATTTAAAAAGAAAACATAAAGGTTGGACACTTGAAGAATGTATGGATAACTCTATAAATCAAACTGCTATTAGGTCATTAAATACATCAGTTACAACATTATTTTCTGTAATTGCTATACTAGTTTTTGGTGGAGCAAGTTTAAAAACTTTCATAATGACATTATTAATAGGAATACTTGCTGGAACATATAGCTCAATATTTGTTGCTACTCCAATAGTTTATCTATTGAATAAGAAAAAAGGGAACAATATGGAAGATATGTTTAAAGATGATGAAGAAAATGATGGTAAGAGAGTAGAAAAGATTTTAGTTTAG
- a CDS encoding methyltransferase regulatory domain-containing protein: MANKETIKNVRMVQNSYDEAPYKSKTFYYTQPGRQQMVLKLLGFKTPNLEKSRVLEIGCSFGGNIIPFALENPQADIVGIDLSSVQVDEGNRIIEYLGLENIRLIHQNVLDFDNKLGKFDYIICHGVFSWVNEEVQRGILNVIKNHLSENGSAILSYNTYPGWKNLEVARDVMLFRDEMLKNRGEQINESNAVKYGRGAIEFLSQFSILNEKIKNGITGITEKDDYYILHEYFEENNQPLYLYNFNKMLLEHGLIHVVDSDLMKTFPNISNEIEEKLTAECGNDNVAKEQYYDFLLDRQFRISIVTHEANKEKINISKDVRITDLKEIDIRGKYEKNKDGFYIIENNEIKDEEVSLILDILSENYPNTVTIDELEKKVREKNKLEINNVYANAVYLMYGKLVEAYSRKLTVKKEEKIKLNPKYKKYLDYFITNPNPVIALASYEGTINYDAINTIMLSIMTLFDGTKTDEDIFNLLVEKEKAGEIVITFEEGSSKEEVIRNNIEICRNFIEINFLNK; the protein is encoded by the coding sequence ATGGCAAACAAAGAAACAATCAAAAATGTAAGGATGGTTCAAAATAGTTATGATGAGGCACCTTATAAATCAAAAACTTTTTACTATACTCAACCAGGTAGACAACAAATGGTTCTAAAATTATTAGGATTTAAAACACCTAATTTAGAGAAGTCAAGAGTGCTTGAAATAGGTTGTTCATTTGGTGGAAATATAATTCCTTTTGCTTTGGAAAACCCACAAGCTGATATTGTTGGTATTGATTTATCCAGTGTCCAAGTTGATGAGGGAAACAGGATAATTGAATATCTAGGGTTAGAAAATATAAGGTTAATACATCAAAATGTACTAGATTTTGATAATAAACTTGGAAAATTTGACTATATTATTTGCCATGGAGTTTTTTCTTGGGTTAATGAAGAAGTACAAAGAGGAATCTTAAATGTAATTAAGAATCATCTTTCTGAAAATGGTTCAGCTATACTTTCATATAATACATATCCTGGATGGAAAAATCTTGAAGTTGCAAGAGATGTAATGCTATTTAGAGATGAAATGTTAAAAAATAGAGGAGAACAAATAAATGAAAGTAATGCAGTAAAATATGGTAGAGGAGCAATAGAGTTTTTAAGTCAATTTTCTATATTAAATGAAAAAATAAAAAATGGTATCACTGGAATAACAGAAAAAGATGACTACTATATTTTACATGAATACTTTGAAGAAAATAATCAACCTTTATATTTATATAATTTTAATAAAATGTTATTAGAACATGGATTAATTCATGTTGTTGACTCTGATTTGATGAAAACTTTCCCAAATATCTCAAACGAAATAGAAGAAAAATTAACTGCTGAATGTGGTAATGATAATGTAGCGAAAGAACAATATTATGATTTTTTGTTGGATAGACAATTTAGAATAAGTATAGTAACACATGAAGCTAATAAAGAAAAAATAAATATTTCAAAAGATGTTCGTATAACTGATTTAAAGGAAATAGATATCAGAGGGAAATATGAAAAGAATAAAGATGGTTTCTATATAATAGAAAATAATGAAATAAAAGATGAAGAAGTGAGTTTGATTTTAGATATTTTAAGTGAAAATTATCCTAATACTGTAACAATAGATGAATTAGAGAAAAAAGTAAGAGAAAAAAATAAACTTGAAATTAATAATGTCTATGCAAATGCAGTTTATTTAATGTATGGAAAATTAGTTGAAGCATATTCAAGAAAGCTTACTGTTAAAAAAGAAGAAAAAATAAAATTAAATCCTAAATATAAAAAATATTTAGATTATTTTATAACTAATCCTAATCCTGTTATAGCATTAGCAAGCTATGAAGGTACAATAAATTATGATGCAATTAATACAATAATGTTATCTATAATGACCTTGTTTGATGGAACAAAAACAGATGAGGATATTTTCAATCTTTTAGTTGAAAAAGAAAAAGCTGGAGAAATAGTTATAACTTTTGAAGAAGGTTCGTCTAAGGAAGAAGTTATAAGAAATAATATTGAAATTTGTAGAAACTTTATAGAAATTAATTTCTTAAATAAATAA
- a CDS encoding LysR family transcriptional regulator, with protein MRQNYKIFLLVAEELSYSKAAKKAYVTQQCVSNHIQRLEKELNTKLFSKNPTIQLTEAGKILYNAVKNMEIISNNATKSIREISDGTKGSFSMGISTSRAKIILPNVLKKYHKYFPDIKISFYVNDTSILEKKLLDGEIDLFLGINTSQNKNFKHTFLLNDYMHLIISRSLFQKYFANKDLEKFKSGVDLINFSEVPFTLYYETGALNLIIKQHLLFEGIKFNKTPYYISDCDTQIHLCQSGITAAIVPKMLSLNLKEHNMECKSEDEVYIFPINNFNYPLRIDLVNNMNVEQPFYINSFYQIVKEELEKMMN; from the coding sequence ATGAGGCAAAATTATAAAATCTTTCTTCTGGTTGCAGAAGAATTAAGCTATAGTAAAGCAGCTAAAAAAGCATATGTAACACAACAATGTGTGAGTAACCATATTCAAAGATTAGAAAAAGAATTAAATACAAAATTATTTTCTAAAAATCCAACTATTCAACTTACAGAGGCAGGTAAAATACTTTATAATGCTGTAAAGAATATGGAAATCATTTCAAATAATGCCACTAAAAGTATTAGAGAAATTTCTGATGGTACAAAAGGAAGTTTTTCTATGGGAATAAGTACATCAAGAGCTAAGATAATACTTCCAAATGTTTTAAAAAAATATCATAAATATTTTCCAGATATAAAAATATCCTTTTATGTAAATGATACAAGCATATTAGAAAAAAAGCTTTTAGATGGAGAAATTGATTTATTTTTAGGAATTAACACTTCACAAAATAAGAATTTTAAACATACTTTTTTATTAAATGATTATATGCATTTGATTATTAGTAGAAGTTTATTTCAGAAATATTTTGCAAATAAAGACTTAGAAAAATTTAAATCAGGAGTTGATTTAATAAATTTTTCAGAAGTTCCTTTTACTCTTTATTATGAAACAGGAGCTTTAAATTTAATTATAAAACAACATTTACTATTTGAAGGAATAAAATTTAATAAAACTCCATATTATATAAGTGATTGTGATACTCAAATACATTTATGTCAATCAGGAATAACAGCAGCAATAGTGCCTAAAATGCTTTCTCTTAATTTAAAGGAACATAATATGGAATGTAAATCAGAAGATGAAGTATATATATTTCCAATAAATAATTTTAATTATCCATTGAGAATAGACTTAGTCAATAATATGAATGTAGAACAACCATTTTATATTAACTCATTTTACCAAATTGTAAAAGAAGAATTAGAAAAAATGATGAACTAA
- a CDS encoding DUF6282 family protein — MKNIEKCLNLIKGAYDLHIHSTPSHIKRKIDDIELLEMAEKYQMAGVMIKNHYESTAGRAELLNKHFNFKTKVFGGVVLNRPVGGINPYAAESALKLGAKFVWLPTRDALHCLKYGNMEGDFFNREGITIFDSKGNLKNSFFELLEVIKKYNAVLATGHISIEESLAACQEATKLGIKTVLTHPDWKRTKFPLEIQKKISDMGVFIEKVWANLEEGDTNLEEFIESIKLIGPEKIFLTTDRGQYNREYPINCYLMFIDMLVENNFSDEEIKIMTSYNPCKLVK, encoded by the coding sequence ATGAAAAATATAGAAAAATGTTTAAATTTAATTAAAGGTGCTTATGATTTGCATATACATTCAACACCATCTCATATTAAAAGAAAAATAGATGATATTGAACTTTTAGAAATGGCAGAAAAATACCAAATGGCCGGTGTTATGATAAAAAATCATTATGAGTCTACAGCTGGTAGAGCTGAACTTTTAAATAAACATTTTAATTTTAAAACTAAGGTTTTTGGTGGAGTTGTTTTAAATAGGCCAGTTGGTGGAATAAATCCATATGCAGCAGAAAGTGCATTAAAGCTTGGAGCTAAATTTGTATGGCTACCAACAAGAGATGCATTACATTGCTTAAAATATGGAAATATGGAGGGAGATTTCTTTAATAGGGAAGGAATAACAATTTTTGATTCAAAAGGAAATTTAAAAAATAGTTTTTTTGAATTACTAGAAGTAATAAAAAAATATAATGCTGTACTTGCTACAGGTCATATAAGTATAGAAGAAAGTTTGGCAGCTTGTCAAGAAGCTACTAAACTTGGAATAAAAACTGTATTAACTCATCCTGACTGGAAAAGAACTAAATTTCCGTTAGAGATACAAAAAAAAATATCAGATATGGGAGTTTTTATAGAAAAAGTTTGGGCAAATTTAGAAGAAGGAGATACTAATTTAGAAGAATTTATTGAAAGCATAAAGCTAATAGGCCCTGAAAAAATTTTTTTAACTACTGATAGAGGACAGTATAATAGAGAATATCCAATAAATTGTTATTTAATGTTTATTGATATGTTAGTAGAAAATAATTTTTCTGATGAAGAAATAAAAATAATGACATCTTACAATCCTTGTAAATTAGTAAAGTAA
- a CDS encoding TRAP transporter substrate-binding protein, whose product MKLVKLLFLLFFSTIFLIACRENKKEEVRKIQIGFTTAAIDSDPYYIFAKNFSEIVDKKTNGRIKIEVKGGGQLGQEGEMFTGMQIGTTDMAVMTNAYVSGYIPAAGLFDLPFIFKNNEEAARILDGKLGIEVLNEYEKFGIKALAYGEGGFRHLVTLKNQVKKPEDFKGLKIRCMETESYIATYAALGTNAVPMAWSETITGLQQGTIDGLDIPISVIYANGFSDIAKDLNLTGHFYSPLIICMSKKIFDSFDENDKKILIESAKEAGQICRDFNKNSESKMLEEMKAQGMEIVDDVDIPAFQNILKDFYSKRSKNIGGNYVEELMKEIK is encoded by the coding sequence ATGAAATTAGTAAAATTATTATTTTTATTGTTTTTTAGTACAATCTTTCTAATTGCTTGTAGAGAAAATAAAAAAGAAGAGGTAAGAAAAATTCAAATTGGTTTTACAACAGCGGCTATTGATAGTGATCCATACTATATATTTGCTAAAAATTTTTCAGAAATAGTAGATAAAAAAACTAATGGAAGAATAAAGATAGAAGTAAAAGGTGGTGGACAACTTGGTCAAGAAGGAGAAATGTTCACAGGAATGCAAATAGGAACTACAGATATGGCAGTTATGACAAATGCTTATGTAAGTGGTTATATTCCAGCAGCTGGTTTATTTGATTTGCCTTTTATTTTTAAAAATAATGAAGAAGCTGCACGGATATTAGATGGAAAACTTGGAATAGAAGTATTAAATGAATATGAAAAATTTGGAATAAAAGCACTTGCTTATGGTGAAGGTGGTTTTAGACACTTAGTCACTCTAAAAAATCAAGTGAAAAAACCAGAGGATTTTAAAGGTTTGAAAATACGTTGTATGGAAACAGAAAGTTATATAGCTACTTATGCAGCTTTAGGCACAAATGCAGTACCAATGGCTTGGTCTGAAACTATAACAGGTTTACAACAAGGAACTATTGATGGGTTAGATATTCCAATAAGTGTTATTTATGCAAATGGATTTTCTGATATAGCAAAAGATTTAAATTTAACAGGGCATTTTTACTCCCCATTAATTATTTGTATGTCAAAAAAAATTTTTGATAGTTTTGATGAAAACGATAAAAAGATTTTGATAGAATCTGCTAAAGAAGCTGGACAAATATGTAGAGATTTTAATAAAAATTCTGAAAGTAAAATGTTAGAAGAAATGAAAGCACAAGGTATGGAAATTGTAGATGATGTTGATATTCCAGCTTTTCAAAACATTCTAAAAGATTTTTATTCAAAAAGATCTAAAAATATTGGTGGAAACTATGTAGAAGAGCTTATGAAAGAAATTAAATAA
- a CDS encoding TRAP transporter small permease gives MEKFNKYIDKIIFTLIAISFIILILSCVLQVFTRFILNNSLSWTEELSRYAFIWSNFLGAIFCTKKGTHAIVTIITDSLEKKKKIILNIVINLIVAIINLIVIVYGFNVAYAVRTQLSPALRVSMSFVYGAAPFSALFILYYSLFNIIKDYKNFIQEEGKND, from the coding sequence ATGGAGAAATTTAATAAATATATTGATAAAATAATTTTTACTTTAATAGCAATTAGTTTTATTATTCTTATTTTATCTTGTGTTTTACAAGTTTTTACAAGATTTATATTAAATAATTCTTTATCATGGACAGAAGAACTTTCAAGATATGCATTTATCTGGTCTAATTTTTTGGGAGCTATTTTTTGTACAAAAAAAGGAACTCATGCAATAGTAACTATAATTACAGATTCCTTAGAAAAAAAGAAAAAAATTATACTAAACATAGTTATTAATTTAATAGTAGCTATTATTAATTTAATAGTTATTGTATATGGATTTAATGTTGCTTATGCTGTTAGAACTCAATTAAGTCCAGCTTTAAGAGTTAGTATGTCTTTTGTTTATGGAGCTGCTCCTTTCTCTGCATTGTTTATTTTATATTATTCATTATTTAATATTATAAAAGATTATAAAAATTTTATTCAAGAGGAGGGAAAAAATGACTAG
- a CDS encoding TRAP transporter large permease: MTSLTFAIMIFLILFGVPVAYSILGAGTLFLIISGIKPLLLIPQRMTTGLDSFPLLAVPLFIFVGELMDRGGISRRMVNWAESLLGWIPGGLGIVTIASCAMFAALTGSGPATVAAIGSIMIPSLVKNGYSLKQAAGMTAAGGALGPIIPPSIPMIIYGVTMSLSIPKMFIAGIVPGIFLMFLLITINMFISIKNPQILKESRKKFSLKKLIINTWKSLGALLLPIIILGGIYSGIFTPTEAAAIGVVYSLIIGIFVYKEIKIKELPKLLVKSMETAAMINIIIAAANLLSWIMSATEIGKSIINIFNQFIHTKTTYLIVLMLILFIVGALMDTVAAIIILAPVLVPFGIQLGLDPLHLGMIFVINLVIGYVTPPFGYNLFTACSITGLKFNDIVKGVLPFLLIEIVAVFLFAFIPEIILFLPKIIG; the protein is encoded by the coding sequence ATGACTAGTTTAACTTTTGCTATAATGATATTTTTAATTTTATTTGGTGTACCAGTAGCGTACAGCATATTAGGAGCTGGGACATTATTTTTAATTATTAGTGGAATAAAACCTCTTCTTTTAATACCACAAAGGATGACAACAGGTTTAGATTCTTTTCCTTTACTGGCTGTTCCATTATTTATATTTGTTGGAGAGTTAATGGATAGAGGAGGAATATCCAGAAGAATGGTAAATTGGGCAGAAAGTTTATTAGGATGGATTCCTGGGGGATTAGGTATAGTTACTATAGCTTCTTGTGCAATGTTTGCAGCATTAACTGGTTCTGGTCCAGCAACAGTAGCTGCCATTGGGAGTATCATGATTCCTTCTCTTGTAAAAAATGGATATTCCTTAAAACAAGCAGCAGGAATGACTGCAGCTGGTGGTGCATTAGGTCCAATTATTCCACCAAGTATACCAATGATAATTTATGGTGTTACCATGAGCTTGTCTATTCCTAAAATGTTTATTGCTGGTATTGTTCCTGGAATATTTTTAATGTTTTTATTAATAACTATTAATATGTTTATCTCAATAAAAAATCCTCAAATTTTAAAAGAAAGTAGGAAAAAGTTTTCATTAAAAAAATTAATTATAAATACTTGGAAATCTTTGGGAGCATTACTATTACCAATAATAATTTTAGGAGGTATTTATTCTGGTATTTTTACTCCTACAGAAGCTGCAGCAATAGGGGTAGTCTATTCACTAATTATTGGAATATTTGTATATAAGGAAATTAAAATAAAAGAACTACCTAAATTATTGGTAAAATCTATGGAAACTGCAGCAATGATAAATATAATAATAGCTGCTGCAAATTTATTATCATGGATAATGTCAGCAACTGAAATTGGAAAGAGTATTATTAATATTTTTAATCAATTTATTCATACAAAAACAACATATTTAATTGTGTTAATGTTAATACTTTTTATAGTTGGAGCTTTGATGGATACAGTTGCAGCAATAATAATTTTAGCCCCTGTTCTTGTTCCGTTTGGAATACAATTAGGACTAGACCCACTACATTTAGGAATGATTTTTGTAATTAATCTTGTTATTGGATATGTTACACCTCCATTTGGATATAATTTATTTACTGCTTGTTCAATAACGGGCTTAAAATTTAATGATATTGTAAAAGGAGTATTGCCATTTTTATTAATAGAAATAGTCGCTGTATTCTTATTTGCTTTTATACCAGAAATTATATTATTTTTACCTAAAATAATTGGATAA